In Coffea eugenioides isolate CCC68of chromosome 4, Ceug_1.0, whole genome shotgun sequence, the genomic stretch ATTTTCTGTATATCCACATTGTAATTTTATATCaatactatctgtttattctttttatttgaGGTTAAGAGTTAAAACTTGGTACGAAGGTAAACACATGTGAGTAGGCTGATACTGGTCTGATACCAAGAACTATCTGTTTTCATGAAACAGAAGACATGTTTTTTGTGGTAACGTTGCAGTTTGGGTGAACTTATTATACCATTCAACTATTTAAAGCGGAATGGTTTGGGTCCTTAAAAATCTAAGTGGTCTTAGTGCATGTATACTAAAACCCATTCTGCTTGTAGATGATTTATTGTTTATAGACTTTTTAGGGGTTCCAGTTGTTCTACAAaaatcaatcattgaaaagaGTGCAGGAAAACAGGACTCCGAGCATgttgagccaaaaaaaaaaaaaagataaaaaagaattTCTCATGTCTTTCCCAGGAGGTATAAAATTATTGGGAATGTCAGAAACTACTGAACAATTGGCCAAGAAAGTGTgtctatttctttttcttttactttgaCATTTGTATATGCTATTGGCTTTCAGTGTATGAATAACATTAACATCATGGTTGCATTGTAATTTTCAGGAAGATACAATATCAATCAATCACAACTGGTTCAATGCCTATAACCTCTCTTGGGTGGTAAGTTTAAGCAAACTTTATTTGTACCTAGAACAAGTCCTTTATCTTTAAAGTGGAGAAGGTAGACTTTCTGAATAATGTGTTTCATGTTTTATCAGTGGGATATACTTTTGACAGACTATAAGCAAGCAAGGGATTTAATAGAAGACATTAAGGAAATTTGCGATGATTTTGAGGGGCTTTGTCAGAGGAATCTTGCAGCTAATACAGGTTTGTTTCAGCACATAGACAGTAGCAGCATTTGGAGCATTTAATAATATCCATTTATAGTTTGTTTAACTTTGGCTAGATACTTTGATCTTTCAAGTAGATTATGTCCATGAATTTTCAGGAACTTTACAATGTTTTGATTGTTCATTTCACTTATTGGACTCCAGCTTGAGTTTATTGGGTAGTAGTTGATCAATAGTCCACTTTGACTGATGGTATCATGTATGAATGGTTGTTGGCCTTAGACCAACAGTTGTTTAAGAAGATAATGATGGGTGGCTCCATAGTGCTAGATTGCTTTTCCTGCAGACAAGTTTAGCAGCTTGCTTAACTTTAAAACTTTGACATGCATAGGTTTAGGAACTTGTGTTGGAAGGTGCCTAAATGAATCTTTTCATGGGATGGAATGGTCAGATGCTGAGCTGGTCTATATAGGCTAGGTTTTGCTTTAGAATTGCATCTGACCTCTGAATGTGGGCTGTGAATAACTACCAAGGACTATACATGTGTGATTTTGGTTTTTAGATTGTGAAGCTTTGGTAAAACACTGGGTCCATCTTTCATGATAACGACTCAGTAATGGATCTTTTATGAGACGTTGTGTCGTTCAAGCAGATAGATCAAGTTCCTGGACTTTTATTTCTAAGGTTGGAACCATTGATTCAATATATAATGGCCAGCAACTAGGATggaaaattaaatgaaattctTGTTTAGATATTCATTTTTTGGCATCAAAATgacatgtttttttttaaagttaactTATAAGGGTTGATTTGTATAGGTCTTTTTAGGGGTCTTTTTGTAAATCTTGAATTGTAGATGTGTGTATTCATAAAACATCTGATGTGATGTTTTAGGATGTTTTCAATATGTTATTGAGATGTTTTAAGAAGGTAGTGAAATTACGAAATTACTTTATTGTTCCTCACCAACCTCCACCACCAACCCTGCCATCCTGCCCTTCCCCCTAGCTGTCTTCCCCCTCTCTACTCCCAGCCACTACCCGTGTGACCCCCTCCCCCATTCTTCCCTCCCTCCTCCTGTGCTCCCTCCCTGGCTCCCACTACCCCTCTTCTTCTCCCCTGTCTTCTCCCCCGCTTTCACATGACCACATCTTGTCCAGCTTGACCAGATCAAGGGTTGGAGGGGATGGCAGGAAGAGTAGGAGGGAAGGGTTGGGGAACCGGCTGATTGGGGGTGATGGGGTGGGGAAGGTTCACATGGGAGGTGGGGTGGTGATTGATGGTGAAAGGTGTATTAGATGTGTGGgtgttttgggtaatttttgggggtttatgtgtatttttttggttgtttttagAGTTTTTCTGAGTGTTTTGCCAAGGGTTATTGTAGATGTGTGTTTTAGACAAAATTCGTTTCTTCAGAACAGGGCATCCAAAAGCACCCAAATGGTGCTCAATCCTCTTTAgatattttcatatttttttgatCATTAATCATTTATATACTCTATATAGGTGCTCTCAGGATACAAATCTAACATggcaattttctttcttttcctggtGGCAGGCATGAATTTTCGTGATTTCTTGGTCTTTATGATGCGTTTTGCTTTTGCCAACTTGTTCCAGTTTCACCATCTTGGAAGATCCGGCAAAAATCCCCTCTTCTGGTCATCTCAAATAGCTCAACATATAGTTTTCAATCTTCAATCTATACAAAGTATAGCTCTAAAGATGAAATCTGTTGGAGTATGTACACATCATGCCTTCTCATTGAAGCCCAGTAAAATTTTGGAAGATCATTCCTTTATGGAACTGTTCACtactctaaaaaaaaattatggtaTGATGCATGGCCCATTTGAAATTGTTTACGAAGAAAAGATGGGTTTATGCAGTGATATGGATGCAATCTTCTGTGATTTCACCAATCCTAGTATTGGAAGTTCTGAAGATCTTGTTCAGTTGATAGACTTTGCTTTTGAAAAACTTGGTTTTGTTGCCAGTAAAAGTCTACCCTCCCGGAAAACTAGATATAACCTGGAGGAGCAACTCATGTGCAGGGATTGAATTAAAGTTATTCATTATGTTTAAATGTTGCTCATTCTTTTGTAGGAGTTCAagattttcatatttttttttcggATGTTTTGGCACTGCCTATAGATTTTAACCTGATAAGATACTAAGATATGTTCAGATACAGAACTCATGGAAATGTCAGGTTCATAGGAAGTTCTGACACGAGCATCTAACTTTTTGAAATGCATATGCATCCTTTTTCTGCAATAACATTACGGAAACAATCCACTGCAGCGTGTATTTGGTTATTATATCTAAAATTTTCAAGTGCTATCAGTTCTTTCTATATGATTCCCATGCTTGTAATAGCCAATCTTGTACTTTTACAAGACTATCTTGTCCTTCATCGAGGTCAAATTAGATAAAGTGTGTCATGAAACGTTGTTTGGTCATATCTGGAAACTTAATACTAGATTTGTCAGTGTAGAATAAAAGACTCTATCATTCAAGTCCTATGCTCCATCCTTCCTAGGTCTTGTCCTTGCAAATAATGCTTTGATTGTTTTTCCATGCTTATTTGCTTTTCTATCCTTTTCTCATTCTCGTGAACGACACTTTAATGAAACCATGGGATACCGAACTTTCTTTTTGCACTATTTGACAGTTCTGTTCACTGTTTAGTACTGTGATTGCATCAGGCATATATTCATTGCTTAAGACTTGTGtcttcaaattttgaaattttctccTGTTTAAAACCTTAACATATGGCATCTAATAGTTGGTGAACATGGCCTCGATTTCGTTGTGGGGCAAATGACACCTTGATTACGGCATGAATTGAAGTCTTGTTAGTGGCAAAAGAGAATAATTTGTAGACTTATACTTTATCCGTAGATTCTATTAGTACTAGTTTCTTGATAAAACCCATGTTCTTGGTCAGATGAGCTTGTATTTTTCCAATATGTTGAATGCTTGGGCCTAGTTGGCTCTGTAAGAGTAAATCATTGTCCTTTGGTAGAAAACTATCTGTCTTGATGGCCTAACAGGGAAACAGTTTGTCATGTTCGCTGTTTTTTTGTGTGTAATAAGCAGTTAGCCTGTGATGTTTTGTAAAATAGTTGGATGGTGCATGATCAAGATTATGCTAGAGTGCTTTCATACTTAGCTTTCCCAAGCTTGGCACATGCAAATTTCTTCCTAAATTGAAATTTACTCTTCCCCAAGTGTTGAGTAAAGTGTTTTCTTTGTCATGAAAATCATTCAATTTAAGGTAATATTTTCACTAGGGATTGTTGAGCACATGTTGGTGATCTCATTTCTGCTCTAACTCAAACTAGGTTAATGTTCAAGTCTGCACGCACACAAACTTTTCATGTATACAGGAAAAATATTGAAAAGAGGCATATACATCAAGACCACTACAGAAAATTTTGGGGTAGACACGGATCCGAATTCTCTGCAATCATAGTATGGATTGTAGCgaacaagtgaatttttttttttttttttgttgtgtttgTGCATGTTATGACTTATTGTTTGTGTGTCCATATTTGTTGTTTTAGTGTTTATGTTTTATCAGTGTCTATATTGTACCGTGCAATTGTCACTAACAACTGTATAGAGGCCTTGAATCCATTAAACACTCGACATATACCACCATGTAAAGCCTAGTTTATAGGATAAGATCAGGAAATGAGAAgtcttcaagaaatatttttgaTTGTTTATATTGCACCGTGCAATTGTCACTAACAACTATGGAGAGGCCCTGAATCCATTGAACACCAGGGCCTAAACCATGTAAAGCCTAGAATATATAGGATAAGGTCAGGAAATAAGAAGTTTTCAAGAAACATTTTTGATTGAAATTATACATGAACTGATCTTGCCTGAATAGAGTAATGGAATGGTGATTGACAACAGTTGCAGACCGGACTACCTCTACGCAGATGTGCTGTTTTTCTCTCCATGGCACTGTGGGTTCCCTCCAGGACCACCATAGTGAAAGTAATTTCCCCAAACATCATTTCTTCCAGCTTTTATATCATAACAACTTATATCATCAATTGTCAGGAGTTGAAAATTAGATAAAGGAATCAAGCTATTGAAGTAGTCAACAACTTGCAAGTTTCGAAAGTATGATGCTTTGCTCACTCCATCATCTGAAAGATCATCAGTTCCCATGAGGGCTGATGAATTCATTCCCACTGATTTGGTTCTGACTATCATTCCCCCAAACTGCACCATGTCTACATGGCTTTTAAGATGAGTGAACAGAGTTGATGGCCAGTATCCAACAACTAAACCTGGTCCGACTTCAAGCCACCAGTTTCCATGCTTAATGTCCTGCAAAGCGAAAACAGCGTCCTATCAAATCCACTTTCCTACTAAATGAGCTGAGATATGATCAGTTTCAAACTACTTATATATGAATTTGTTAATTTATTAtctatttcttttcattttttttaaaaaaaatttcttttgggCTAGGAGATGCAGCATATGGTGTACTTTCAAACCTATGTTCATAAATATAGTAATGCATCGTTACTATGGAGAAATAAAAATGGATGAATTGATGATGATTTGGTTAATCGACACAATTTTTATCTCATGGTCAACAATTAGTTTCCTCGTCTGACCAATTGAGCAGGAAATGCTGAACTGGATACTGTTAATGTGTGAATTTGGTTTGATCTGAGGAAAGAGGCgcgggggcgggggggggggggggggaggagtGGGGAGAGAAAGGAAAAGTTTCTGGACCTTTCAATTGAATTCTGAAGTTTGCACAAGGCAGCATAAAACTTACCATCCAGATCATTATTCCAAAATCAAGTTGTCTGCCACCTTGAGATAATCTTGGAGAGATTGCTGCCCCTAAAGAAATTCTGTTGCTAGTTTGCACAAAGCCTGAACACAGTAAGTTGTAGCATCCCCTTGTGAGATATAGATCATTCTGCAGATTGAAGTTAGCTAGGAGTCAAACTTTCATGCTGAACACATACAAATGAATTCGTGAAGAATCTAGGACATATCCTTGATAGGTACCGTCCAATGCGTGAAGAATCTAGGGAATTTATCTCCATATAACTTTGGGTTGATCTGAAAAAATCAAACATGGAAGATCCTTAGATATCTTCTTCTACCTCAGAAGACTTAATAGCAAGCACATTGAGGAACACTTCCATTCCCAGAAGATAAGAAACAAACGATGAGTTGTTCAGTTACTATACCTCCCAGCCGGCTTCAATGATATCAGTATCATCAACAGGTAAGCTAAATATGCCAGAAAGGATCCAGGCTTGCGACACACTGAAGTTGTATAGGTCTGTCTCATTAGCTTTCCAGACATTTAAATTGACCTTTGCACCATAGTAGCGATCTCCACCAGCAAAGGCAAAAGCATTCTGcgttgcaaagaaagaaaagttaatCGGATCAAAATCCAAACCTATGAACTTTGATGCTGCGATGGAAGACTTATGAAGCTTAGACAAAGCCAAGATAAATTAGGAGATAAATTAGGAGCAATTTGATTCAAGACTTGagtcagtcaaattccaatCAGCTTTCTAAGTAAAATTAAACTCTGCAAAGAATTACACTTTTTATTTAGAAacgttatttttcttgttaGATTTCTCATTTCTGTGATGTTAATCCTTGAAGATAGGAGAAATAGGGAAAATGAAATAATCTCTTTTCAGGAGAAATAGACGTTCTACTGCAATTGTAGGAAGAAGAAAGTATGAGATGATGGAACAGTTTTCCCCTAACTTCCAATCACTTGCCAAATAAATCTGAGAAACTGACCTTAATTAGTTTCTAACCAACCTACTGAACCATGCTTTCTTTCCTATTTTCTTTCATACGCTCACCTCATGATCACTGCTAACCTTAGTTAGCTGTGCATTGAAAgattttcttccaaatttgctcAGCGAACCAGCTCTCCGGACATCTTTCTCTGTAGTTCTTCTGATAGGCACGGTACCTTCCGGGCATGATTCACCAGAATCAGTCCATAGTTGAAAGCTCTCTGCCAATATATCCGCGGAGTCATAGCCATTTGGTCTCTCTGGTGGATCCTGCATTTTACAAATTGACATTTTTCAGCCTCTCAAATGAAAACTATCCAAAGAAACTCTCAAGAATCAAATCCCTGTCAGTCTAGTGTATCAGGGTAACGCTGGATAGGTCAATTTTCTCTGCTGACTGTTAGGTATGTGCAAATCTATCTTTAAGATGGTGGAATTGTTATTAAACAAACTACCTGTGGCTTCTGTCCTTTCAGCTGAGGGAGATCAAAAGCTGGTTGGAGATGTGATGGGACACAATCTATTAGATCACCATCAGGACTCTATATTAAGTAGTAAAGCAACACTAAATCAGTAAACCGGAAAACCAACAAGAAGATGCAAAATTTAACTAGAAACACAACCAAAAATATAAACCAAGAATTGCCTCAATTATCTTGACTGCTGGCTTGTTGATCCTCCTCAGATAACTCCTAACCCCCTTCAGTTGTTGAAACTTTCGGCTCGCGTGGAAAGTTAGATAGGATAACAGGTGGTTGTCACTGGAACCCAAGACACAAACGGGCTCAGACAAGACAGGAGTACTGGAAAATGCAATAAATACACCAAATGTGAAGATGATTTGAAGTAATGTGTGAGCTGTAGAAGCAGCCATGCTTGTTGAGTCTGTCTGTGAGTCTGTATATCTGTTCCTTAGTTAACCCAGTTCTATTTATATCATGCATTTCTATTAATCCCATAACATATTCATCAACAGATACATGGTTTACTTAATAAAGTTTGCTCATCAAGAAATACGTAACCCTCAAGAAATTATCCATTGAAGAAGTCAACCTTGGATTAGTTAGTAGAACTTTTGTCCATCAAGAAACTTATATTACACATGAAATCATTGAAAGACAAAGTCAAA encodes the following:
- the LOC113769051 gene encoding uncharacterized protein LOC113769051 encodes the protein MAASTAHTLLQIIFTFGVFIAFSSTPVLSEPVCVLGSSDNHLLSYLTFHASRKFQQLKGVRSYLRRINKPAVKIIESPDGDLIDCVPSHLQPAFDLPQLKGQKPQDPPERPNGYDSADILAESFQLWTDSGESCPEGTVPIRRTTEKDVRRAGSLSKFGRKSFNAQLTKVSSDHENAFAFAGGDRYYGAKVNLNVWKANETDLYNFSVSQAWILSGIFSLPVDDTDIIEAGWEINPKLYGDKFPRFFTHWTNDLYLTRGCYNLLCSGFVQTSNRISLGAAISPRLSQGGRQLDFGIMIWMDIKHGNWWLEVGPGLVVGYWPSTLFTHLKSHVDMVQFGGMIVRTKSVGMNSSALMGTDDLSDDGVSKASYFRNLQVVDYFNSLIPLSNFQLLTIDDISCYDIKAGRNDVWGNYFHYGGPGGNPQCHGEKNSTSA